The genomic interval tagctcaacggttataagagtggattgaattccgaaaggtcggaggtccaaaccccagccgttgcattattgtcgtacctactcctagcacaagctttaggcttagttggaggggaaaggggaaaaataaattagatattATGGTATTAAAAGGTTACTCATTTATTGCAGGCAGTGGAGGATGGACGGGAGAGCTGACGATGACGAGGCCCCGACAGATCCAGCTGCGAGGAAACACACACACCACGACTATACGGAACAGGATTTTGAAGGTCAGTCATACGGACAAATGAACCAACATACTGGCTCACACATCGTATAGGTACAGAGGAGTTTCCCTAACGCGTTCCCCAGCGCcgtctatacaaacgtagttttgttATGAACCAATAAAATTCAAtgtgtagacacgttctagaaacaatTATTTGTCCACAAAACATTGAGTTCGATTTAAATAAGAACAGCGGTTTGTTTATTAACAGAGTTTTTCGTTTGTAGATTTTCCCCCGTTTGCATAGTTTGTATTATCAATCTGCCTTAAAACATTTTCCTTGTATCCTTTGCCAAGttctcgtttttagggttccgtaggtaccctAAGAGTGCCAACCAGagcttattactaagcctccctTGTCCATTCGTccctgtctgtcagcgggttgtatcttatgaaccgtaaGTCATAATACATAGGTAGGGAGTTGAAGTTTTCACTGAATGTGTATTTTCTATTGCAGCTATAGTACAATTATTTATAAGAATATCAAAATAGgtgttccaaattcaaaaaataaaaagtaggtccATAAGGTCGTAGCCCACTTACACGACACCGTTGCAACACAGCTCCTGCACAACACCCTGTACAGCTTAGCAGATAACTCGCTGCTCCAGCGCCTACAGCTAACAGGCTGTTCGATACGCAAAacgtaaattattattgagtGCAAAGGTTGCAGCAAGCTCGCTTACCGGCCGTTgctattttatgttgtttcaagtGCATCTCCAGAGTACGATGTTTGAATGCTTATACTTTGGTTGGGTGGGAGCAGAGTCGTGTAAGTTGGCTATGGCCTTTAGCCTGGCTATATCTTACctaatggtacggaacccttcgtgagcgagtccgactggcacttgaccggtttttataagataatattattttctccaTGAGGAGTTGCGTCGGGAGTGTCTTTATGAAGAGAAAATAGGTCAGAAGGGGTGGCGGGAGCTTTCACAAAGGCTTGGACAAGGGTTGTGAGATAACAAACATTTTGTTATTCTAACGTTTAGTTAAAATCAGTAAGGTAGATACATTAAAGAAAAATTGTCCGTCTCTGATTTTGAAATAACTGCTTTTTTATATAAAGGCACCTCTCCGATTGAAGCATTTGAAATAcaatgtaggtactaggtagataGTGTAACCGCAAGCGTAAACTTGGAATGCATAAAGAACTTTCTTTATTAGCCTTAGTCATGCTAAACCagagttttttaatttacactgcaTAGCAATCGttacctaggtatacctacctattttcttggaaaaatatttttcttatggATAAActattgacaagtgtaaattaaaaatttataacacccccgacaaagtatttgagttttccaaaacatcattttcaaataaataattatgtatttaggcaacgtccatcttgacagcttgacatttgtcaattgacataatattatgaacctaacggttatctaaccttcttttctacaagaaaactagaaaagagctgataagtcttaaacggctgaaccaatttttttggattatagctaagaacactctcgatcaagccacctttcaaacaaaaaagtaaattaaaatcggttcattcgtttaggcgctacgatgccacagacagatacacagatacacagatacacagacacacagatacacagatacacagatacacagatacacacgtcaaacttataacacccctctttttgggtcgggggttaaaaaataaagtggcTTCAAATGTCAACAAATCGCTGAAAACTTTTCGAAGAAACTCGTAAGTAACGAGTAAACGGGCGCCTGGGattttattttaggttttatacttatttatatcatagtttaaaaaaaaaacataaggtatctacctaggtacgtacctacttacataaatcttatacttacctacctgtacGAAAACGGGCAAGAGTGAGTCACATTCGTACACCAAGGGTTTCATAACTTGGAAATAAAGATATAGATaaatagttatattttattaaccttgacccaaaaagaggggtgttataagtttgacgtgtgtatctgcgtatctgtgcatctgtctgtggcatcgtagttcctaaactaatgaactgatttaaatttagttatttttgtttgaaaggtggcttgatcgagagtgttcttagctataatccaaaataatcggttcagccgtttgaaagttatcagttactgtaaccttcacttgtcgggggtgatataaatttttaatttacacttgttgattaaCTTAATCTACTATTCCAAAAAcaaatttcttttatttgggaCCGCAAAAGTAACTTTGTTTATGAAGCATTATTGCCGATttctaaaaaaactatttttatttttactggaaagtttaaataaacttttatcaaCTAACTCCATTTCAGATTTTTCGCTTTGCGAACTTCATCACGTAAAATTTCCACCACGTACTTATATTATGGCTATGCTTTTAAGTAATTAGAAACTTATGCTTAGTTACGATATGGACATATTTGCCAGATGCTCGTGTGTAACTATTTCACAAAACTTCATCTGGAGTCTGgataatcttttattttatattattataccttacggtgcattattttttttaaaacaccacgtacaaatacctacctatttatgaaCTACAAGAAATGGTCTTATTTGAACTGACCATCGACCTGAAAATTATGCTTGTGCCTCTGTCTACGAAAATTTTACTCTTTGTATTCAAAAAACTTTGAAGTTGGTTTAAAAAAACACTGTCCAAAAATCTACTGTACTGTACAGGCGCGCTCCAGCAGACCACATCATAActttttaagcatgattgtcgtcaagcgcaagcctatcaagcaataaaaaaatatttataggtacctacttacctcatattaaattaacaatatCTCTAGCGACCTGTTCTCGTTCAACAAACTATTAATTAGTTAGCCAAGTTTAACCCATTCCAAGTTTTCTCACGATTTTCTTTTACACAGTAATTTGTCACAGGTAGCCCACACGTCTGAAGTAATTTTGTACATACCTaccctttttttttgttgacggggggggaaatcttcacaagatacccgacctctttgaggagagatcgggttatgtgggatttgtacccactaaaaccccctcgatggccatcctcaGAGCATATTAggaggctccgggaactcttacgaacaTGCGCCGGAGCCTCCCCTGCGCGACGCCCAGTGGTTGTTTGGGGTCCTTTTTTGGGTGGAGTAGGTAGGTGGctatgtatttttagggttccgtacctcaaaaggaaaaacggaacccctataggatcactttgatgtctgtctgtctgtccgtccgtccgtctgtcgtgtctgtcaagaaaacctatagggtacttcccgttgacctagaatcatgaaatttggcaggtaggtaggtcttaaagcacgagtaaaggaataaatccgaaaaccgtgaatttgtggttacatcattaaaataaattaaaatgtgtttcaattttcaaagtaaactaCCAAATACGTATACCTGTACAGGTACATAGGTACAGGTgtataggtacattctaaaacacacAGAAATacccgcgtacggaaccctcggtgcgcaagtctgactcgcacttggccagttttttcactttacttacctactgaaactcatatacctaccaattacttaggtacctataggtaagaAGGCATGTAATTCCGGGAGATTGATTGGTTGTCATCACATCCTATCAACTCACGTCCATGTACATACAAATAATGATTTATGTTCTCTCGAGTTATGATCTCCCAATACCTACTGAATGATGAAATGCAGTAAACGCCTCGTCATGCATACACACTCGTAGGTACTTTACCCGATTTCTTACCTAAAGTGGGTaaatataatgtaggtaaatatttattcaagtgATGTATCTTGACAGAACATCTAtggttcgcgacaggtcgagatggcaagcggggtatgaggcgggggcaCGTCACCCACGCTCGCCCGCACCGGGCTAGCCGGGGACTGtgactgtgtgtgtgtgcgggACATCCCCCACCTCGATTGCCTCGACGTAGCATAAAAGCACTAGTGTCCTATACTTATCATTTTGTTTCAATTTGAATAGGCTTCAACTATTGGCTTGATACATATAAGATTCATACCAGCCAATATAGATAGTCCTCGTTAGATTGCAAATTACCGTCCGCCGCAGAGTGGGATAATTTGCTTTGAGCGTTCTGAGAACTGATCTAATTATTCTACCAATTGCACGATATGAATATATGTATTACTTACCGAGAAGCATGTGTATTGCATAGGCctagatatgtacctactatttgcAAGATATCCAAAACTTTCAGGTGTCCGACAATCTCTACggatattaagtacttatattcttttaaatataacaatacaGTGGTGTACCAATTACCCCCCATTCCATGCTATCCCTTCAATGTTATActcttccaccttagactgcatgatCACTGACCAcgaggtgagatcgcagtcaaggactaattTGTAATGGAATGAAAAACCATGACTGTTAAGTAAGCGCTAATCGCAATACTTAGCAATGAGATTCTTTTGTActtatcattttgtaaaataaagctGAAAAAATGATGTTATAGGGTGTAATTTTGAACACTTCAATGACACTTCACTAGGGTTACCTATTCCGATAGATATAGATGGATAGAATACTATCGTAGCCTAAGACTTTGAGCAAACAGCGAtgttaacatttaaaaaatctttttcaggGCACCGAGCACATACCGTGTTCGTAGGAGTTCATGTACCAGCTCGAAGACACTCCCACCGCAAACACAAGCACCATCGTAATGGCGAAAAGGACCCAGAAAGACCtggtaacatttttatttatactccAACAGTTATCAAGTAGGTATTTCACATGAAACAGATGAcgaaattgaaaattattagcCATCGCAGTCGATTCACACGACTGTTTCACTTTCTTTGGAAAGTGAAATTCAATTCTCCTACATTTCATTCTCTTATATAAGAACTTGAAGATCTGCCATGACTATAAAGAAAAAATGGGTCtaactacattttattgattcaaTTTGAAGAACATGGTCGTATTGGAGCGATGAAAGATGCATGGCTTCATTATGTCGGcccatagacctacgatttttcgcttCGCTTGTGTCGGCCTAAGACCGTAACTTCACGGTGTGGAAAGCGTGACGCGCGATTGGCGTAGCATTTTTTTTATCATCCCCTCAGGAACAGTCTCAGTTAAAGGGTTTGATATAGTAAGTATGCATCACAAGCCCGTGGACTGACGCtatgaaaacaaaaatgtatgacACTCCATGGGACGAAAATCTAATCTAAAACAACGAACACCCGCTATGCAACCGTCTCGTTTCATAGAGCACTATACATTATTATCTATACCCATTCCAGCCTCACATCCACATGCCTGGAGTGCTTGCTAGGTATATCAAGTTCCTAAAAGgtaatacagggtgtttggtaattagtatataatgacgacacgtacccatgctactttgatctgataaatacaatgctgaagtaaaatgacaaaataaaattataaaaatttccacacaaatttttttttatgtccaagtttttatggccctaacgtgccctaactcactgagatcgttggcctaggcctatctaaagatggccaacgatctcagtgagttaggacaCGTTAGGGTCAAGAAAAcgttgacataattttttttttttaattttgtatggaaattttcataattttatttcgtcattatacttcagcattgtatttatcagatcaaagtagcatgggtacgcgtcatctttatatactaattaccgaACACCCTGTACGTTTCTACTATTTGGATCTGAAAATAGTAAAACCTACTAGGTACCCTTTGCACTACACTTCTTTCTGTTACTAAATGATGCAAATGCTAGGTAAAACAAGCCTTCCACAGCTTCGCAGGTTGACACTTGCAATATTGGCTAAAATTCGCAATATAAGcaagagtaagtaggtatcataaATCCATCAAACAACAGCGATTTGCGATAATCACAATACATCAATCAAAAGTTTCGCGATACATTTTCCCCTCGTGTCGCGAAATGTCGAGTTTGATCAAACTGTTTCGAACTCTTCTGTGTTTATATCCCCTTTATAACGTTGTTTGATTTTCATTTTCTCTCATAATCCGACTCGATCTCGTAGTAATAAGTGTTAAGGAATCTGTGAGGCGAAGAATACCATTTCCTTTATCTCTGATCTTAAAATGCGAGTAGATACTTATTCGCCCCCTCAGCAATTTCACTCCAAAGGTTATGAAAAGGTTCGTTAGCTCATTGAAGATGAAAGAAAATCAGATAAGTTACAGTTGTCACGAGATAAGAAATCGCGGTCGaaaatatctacctattctAATTTCTATCTATGGCCGAATATTTTGGCAAGGGTGCTGATTACGAAAATATCATCTGGttacatttatttaaagaaatcaGAAGTTTCACTTCTTTCGCGTGTGTGTGTACAGTAAGATACAagctgctatttttttttaactataccaactgatttccttttttatatattactagctggtgcccgcgacttcgttcgcgtgaatttagtttttgaatatcccatttgaactctttgattttcctaaaAGTAACCTGCGTTACTCTTCAGTTCTTTAACtttaaccatgcaaaaaatcacatcaatccattgctctgttgagacctgattgaaagacaaaccaacaaacaaacacaatttcccGTCTCTACCGATAATATTAAATTTCCATGTGAACTAACACGTCagctttcttggattatattttctaatattatttaaattaaagtactcatgcatagtaaataattaatgtaactGATTCAAATCCGTAGGCCCACCAATAATGGCTCGAGGTCGAAGACTTAGCGTAACGGAAGATGGCGAAACATGTAAGACGAAAATCGCGATTCATTTAGATTTTCTCTAACCCATCTCTAACACTTCTACCCATTCATAAACGAGATGTCTTCTACTCATTTACCATCGTAAAATCAAATCAGCATGAGAACAATTCATTCGTAATCCATTTTCTTTACTATATTCAAGAACATAATTTTTCAAACTATTTTCGGATGCATGGTCGGTTTTTCTcctatagtacgcgataggtcgagggatggggacgccccgcacacccgcatagcccccgcgctaacccagaGCGGGATgtcgcgggtgtgcggggcgtccccccgcctcatgaGTGATGCCCcgtttgccatctcgacctgtcgcgtactgtagatgactttttaaaattatatcttCAGTTTCGATATCATTCATTCAGTGTCATTTCCTCAGTTTCGATATAAGTTGGTTTTAATTCATGTTTAATTTTCTCTGTGTtccaaataaattaataactccaagttaaattaaatatatctacttaagagggctctctccgtcactccaatttcatttgaatattaagcaaccaaagtccatgaaattttgcagacatattctagaaactaatatctatgtctgtggttttccagatttctgttaaaatattcggtttcaaagttacgcggtcttaaaaattttcatataaatctttgagcccctgtaattttaaaactacatatttgtagaaaaatctaaaacaccacagacacagatattagtttctagaatatgtctgcaaaatttcatggactttggttgcttaatactcaaatgaaattggaactacgattgtatgaaacgagtgacggaagagccctgttaatatcttCAATTACCAAGGCTGTCTATTTAAGCTTcatataattttcttttcagtGACTCCACCTGCACAAAGAGTGCAATTCATACTCGGGGAAGATGTGGACGACTCCTCATTTGAATCACATCCACTTTTTTCTGAAATGGAAGAACTCGTCAAAGACGGAgacgagttggaatggaaagaAACAGCTCGATGGATCAAATTTGAGGAGGACGTCGAAGAAGGTGGCAACCGATGGTCGAAACCACATGTTGCCACGCTTTCACTACATTCACTATTTGAATTACGGAGTCTCATTTTAAACGGAGCAGTTATACTCGATTTGGAAGCGAGTTGTTTGGAACAAGTAGCTGAAAATGTTCTCGATAACATGATCGCTGAAGGTGCTTTAGCATACGATAGAAGAGAAAAAGTCAAAGACGCACTATTAAGAAGACATAGACATCAACACGAAAGACGTAATCACAATAACATGTCAAGACTGCCTTTAATCCGGTCCTTAGCAGACATAGGGAGAAATCACTCTTCCtgtaaaagtaagtaaaatatttttatccattacataatttaatatttggcATCTTAGATTTTCTAATATGTTTAATGAAATAGGTAGGATGACATGGGCAATgtcatacaatattatgttagattTCCAGGATGGTGGCTCTCGACGCTCCAGTCCGAGGAGTTGTCGGGAGTCCACTACGGCTCCAAATACTCCCTTTCTTCATGCTGTCGACACGAGAGGCTCATACCTAGCCGTCCCAGGTCTGGAAAAGCGTTTAACAATGATGTGCGCACAAAACCACGCCCTTTTACTGACACTTAACACGCAAGCACCACCCAGCTAATTTCAATTTATGCACactgtatatttattaattggTGTTCATGTGTGAATAACTAAGATTTCCTAACTACAAATGTAGGGCCTTGAAATTCTTTTGATTTGTGATCAATTGGCGTTATATTACAGTTGACGAAAGCAGTACATCAACTGGACATACCCACAAAGGAGAATTTGGTCGATTCCTAGGCATCTCTAGTGCGGGTAACCGCTTACCATTAATCTGTTGTCATCGATGTACTATATTTTACAATCGTACTTATTTAAATGTTCTACACTAATAATTTTGATGTCCGTTGTATCCTCATTTATATTATTTGGGCTCAATGCAATTTCTACACTTTCATTAGACGTAGGTACattgctatttttataaaattagctTTTGCTGtgcttaattttatattattttcatataattCATGATTACTCGTAGGTATAATCATTAAAATACTCATAATTCATAGTGGGTACAGTTGAAGTTACTTCGATCTACTGAACATAAGACAACGATGTGAAAACCATTACATTTTAGTACTttgcatttttaaatttttagatattttgaTATGATTGTcttgtttgaattttcaaattagatGACCGGCTGCCTTTCTATTGAAGTAAGCAGGAGATATatatttgttacatattttgCAATATTCTAGGTGGTGCTCACGACGAGGGAATGGTAAAAAGCCCAAGCAATTTATCAATGCATCGTAATCACAGCTCAAGCGATCTTCCTATGAATGGCGATATCAACCACAAAAGCAATACTCATTTCATGCGTAAAATACCTCCTGGCGCAGAAGCTTCTAACATACTTGTCGGTGAAGTTGATTTCTTAGAAAAAACTCTTTCTGCTTTTGTAAGGCTAAAAACGGGAACGATTATGGGAGATTTGACAGAAGTACCTGTTCCTACTCGATTTATGTTTGTATTACTCGGACCTCCAAATAGTAATTCAAGTTTTCATGAAATCGGTAGAGCAATGGCTACTTTGATGTCCGACGAAATATTTCATGAAGTAGCCTACAGAGCTAAAAAGCGGGATCATCTTTTAGCAGGCATAGACGAATTTCTAGATGCAGTAACAGTGCTACCACCGGGTGAGTGGGATCCTGCTATTCGCATAGAGCCTCCCGCTGCAGTCCCTTCTCAGGATCCTCGTAAACGTCCAAATGACAATAATCCGAAAGAAGAACTTGACGAGGAAGAAGAAGAGGCAAGATTAAGAGAAGAATCTGGTCTGGCCAGAAGTGGAAAACTTTTTGGAGGTTTAATAAAtgatctcaaaaggaaaatgccTTGGTATTGGTCTGATTTCAAAGATGCTTTAGCTATACAATGCGTTGCGTCTTGGATATTTCTGTACTTCGCCTGCCTTTCCCCAATCATTACCTTTGGAGGTTTACTGGGTGAAGCCACTGGAAAAAATATGGCAGCAATGGAGTCTCTGGTTTCTGGATTTGTATGTGGTATGGGCTACGGATTTTTTTCGGGCCAACCGTTAACAATATTGGGATCGACAGGTCCCGTGTTAGTATTTGAAACGATAGTTTTCGAGTTTTGTAAGCAAATTGGATGGAATTATATGTCATTTAGATTTTGTATCGGCACTTGGACTGCTATAATTCTGATAACTTTAGTAGCCATTGACGCAAGTGCTTTGGTGTGTTATATAACGCGATTCACCGAGGAGAattttgctacattaattgcatttatttttatatacaaggtaaaattattttggtatATGGAAATTATACGTTATACACTGTTTGTTATGGGTAATAATAAcacattaaaatttattttccagGCCGTGGAAAACGTGATTTCCATCGGTAAAAAGTTCCCTCTGAAAACGCGCCCTGACGAAGTCCTCAATTACGAGTGTTTTTGTTTACCGAGCAATTATTCAAGAATGCCTGAGCAATTTAATTGGTCTACGGTTGATAAGGAGTCTTGTCAGGTACGAGTACGTTATTATTGAATTCCGCAGGCTGAGTTTCAAGTTGTTCAATAATCAATATAAAttcatataattatatattatatattcatatacttaaattaattattgtaagtggttatattatattgtgctgtacactatattatgggaagacactgcctcctgaaacacagttttcacttcatcaggaggcagtgcctcacaccaaagtctgtaaataatgttctgttcagataataaagatttatttatttatttatttatatgaattaGTTAAGTACATTCTTttatgttaaataataattgctcTACATTTTTGTATTATTACTTACCACATTCTCCTTTGCTTTATTTTGCATAATTGATGTTCTTTTGATTCCAGTTGTATAATGGTACATTAGCAGGTGGAGGATGTGACACAAAAGTATACGTACCTGATGTATTTTTGATGTCCATTATTTTGTTTCTCGGGACATTTGcaatttcaattattttgaaagATTTCAAGAATTCTCTCTTCTTTCCATCTAAGGTAATTTACACCTTCTTCGTTGTCAAATTTTATGAAAGTTGTATCTCATTCATttattaacattatattttCCAGGTCAGACAGATCATCAGCGATTTTTCAGTTATTATAGCTATATTATCAATGTCATTTTTGGATTACAAAGTCGGTGTAAAGACCCCGAAATTGGAGGTACCGTCCGAATTTAAGCCCACACTGCCATCAAGACAATGGGTCATAACTCCTTTCAGCGGCAACCCCATTTGGTCAGCCCTTGTTGCCGTATTACCTGCTCTATTAGGAACCATTCTAATATTTATGGATCAACAAATAACGGCAGTGATTGTGAACCGTAAAGAAAACAAGTTAAAGAAAGGATGTGGCTATCACCTGGACTTGTTCGTCCTCGCGATTCTTATACAAATCTGCTCAATCATGGGTCTACCTTGGTTCGTGGCTGCGACAGTTCTCAGCATCAATCATGTGAATTCCTTGAAAGTAGAATCAGAATGTGCTGCGCCCGGGGAAAAGCCCCGATTTCTTGGGGTCAGAGAACAAAGAGTGACACATATCCTCATATTTTTAACCATAGGTTGTTCAGTAGTATTAACTCCTGTTTTGAGACATATACCAATGCCAGTACTATTTGGTGTGTTCCTGTATATGGGAGTAGCGTCCCTGAAAGGTCTTCAATTCTTTGATAGGATTCTTATAATGTTTATGCCACAAAAGTATCAACCTGACCACATGTTCCTGAGACAGGTAAGTGTTTTACGATACgcgataaaattaaaaatggcatCATAGAAtattacaaaaacaaatatGTTTCAGGTGCCGATTCGCCGTGTTCATATCTTTACTGCCATTCAGTTGACTTGTCTCGTCTGTCTTTGGGTGATAAAGTCTTTCTCCTCGACGTCCATTCTGTTCCCACTGATGCTGGTGGTAATGATCGGCATCAGAAAATCTTTAGACTTTTTCTTTACGAGACGTGAGATGAAAATTTTAGACGATGTGATGCCAGAAATGACAAAAAGAAACCAAGACGAACTTC from Maniola jurtina chromosome 1, ilManJurt1.1, whole genome shotgun sequence carries:
- the LOC123864385 gene encoding sodium bicarbonate cotransporter 3 isoform X7 codes for the protein MDGRADDDEAPTDPAARKHTHHDYTEQDFEGHRAHTVFVGVHVPARRHSHRKHKHHRNGEKDPERPVTPPAQRVQFILGEDVDDSSFESHPLFSEMEELVKDGDELEWKETARWIKFEEDVEEGGNRWSKPHVATLSLHSLFELRSLILNGAVILDLEASCLEQVAENVLDNMIAEGALAYDRREKVKDALLRRHRHQHERRNHNNMSRLPLIRSLADIGRNHSSCKSGAHDEGMVKSPSNLSMHRNHSSSDLPMNGDINHKSNTHFMRKIPPGAEASNILVGEVDFLEKTLSAFVRLKTGTIMGDLTEVPVPTRFMFVLLGPPNSNSSFHEIGRAMATLMSDEIFHEVAYRAKKRDHLLAGIDEFLDAVTVLPPGEWDPAIRIEPPAAVPSQDPRKRPNDNNPKEELDEEEEEARLREESGLARSGKLFGGLINDLKRKMPWYWSDFKDALAIQCVASWIFLYFACLSPIITFGGLLGEATGKNMAAMESLVSGFVCGMGYGFFSGQPLTILGSTGPVLVFETIVFEFCKQIGWNYMSFRFCIGTWTAIILITLVAIDASALVCYITRFTEENFATLIAFIFIYKAVENVISIGKKFPLKTRPDEVLNYECFCLPSNYSRMPEQFNWSTVDKESCQLYNGTLAGGGCDTKVYVPDVFLMSIILFLGTFAISIILKDFKNSLFFPSKVRQIISDFSVIIAILSMSFLDYKVGVKTPKLEVPSEFKPTLPSRQWVITPFSGNPIWSALVAVLPALLGTILIFMDQQITAVIVNRKENKLKKGCGYHLDLFVLAILIQICSIMGLPWFVAATVLSINHVNSLKVESECAAPGEKPRFLGVREQRVTHILIFLTIGCSVVLTPVLRHIPMPVLFGVFLYMGVASLKGLQFFDRILIMFMPQKYQPDHMFLRQVPIRRVHIFTAIQLTCLVCLWVIKSFSSTSILFPLMLVVMIGIRKSLDFFFTRREMKILDDVMPEMTKRNQDELRELSDVEDTNKSNPPAFQENLQIPLINGNIMNIPLASINISEEMNKTGIWKQVNNTNQLKNRTDAKDSKQKSGKKVIKHKKLISKNALSEIERRLSTMDEVEEDDHSVKSDLLRRKDSWSSGIKKITSAETSV
- the LOC123864385 gene encoding sodium bicarbonate cotransporter 3 isoform X9, which produces MDGRADDDEAPTDPAARKHTHHDYTEQDFEGHRAHTVFVGVHVPARRHSHRKHKHHRNGEKDPERPGPPIMARGRRLSVTEDGETLTPPAQRVQFILGEDVDDSSFESHPLFSEMEELVKDGDELEWKETARWIKFEEDVEEGGNRWSKPHVATLSLHSLFELRSLILNGAVILDLEASCLEQVAENVLDNMIAEGALAYDRREKVKDALLRRHRHQHERRNHNNMSRLPLIRSLADIGRNHSSCKNFQDGGSRRSSPRSCRESTTAPNTPFLHAVDTRGSYLAVPGGAHDEGMVKSPSNLSMHRNHSSSDLPMNGDINHKSNTHFMRKIPPGAEASNILVGEVDFLEKTLSAFVRLKTGTIMGDLTEVPVPTRFMFVLLGPPNSNSSFHEIGRAMATLMSDEIFHEVAYRAKKRDHLLAGIDEFLDAVTVLPPGEWDPAIRIEPPAAVPSQDPRKRPNDNNPKEELDEEEEEARLREESGLARSGKLFGGLINDLKRKMPWYWSDFKDALAIQCVASWIFLYFACLSPIITFGGLLGEATGKNMAAMESLVSGFVCGMGYGFFSGQPLTILGSTGPVLVFETIVFEFCKQIGWNYMSFRFCIGTWTAIILITLVAIDASALVCYITRFTEENFATLIAFIFIYKAVENVISIGKKFPLKTRPDEVLNYECFCLPSNYSRMPEQFNWSTVDKESCQLYNGTLAGGGCDTKVYVPDVFLMSIILFLGTFAISIILKDFKNSLFFPSKVRQIISDFSVIIAILSMSFLDYKVGVKTPKLEVPSEFKPTLPSRQWVITPFSGNPIWSALVAVLPALLGTILIFMDQQITAVIVNRKENKLKKGCGYHLDLFVLAILIQICSIMGLPWFVAATVLSINHVNSLKVESECAAPGEKPRFLGVREQRVTHILIFLTIGCSVVLTPVLRHIPMPVLFGVFLYMGVASLKGLQFFDRILIMFMPQKYQPDHMFLRQVPIRRVHIFTAIQLTCLVCLWVIKSFSSTSILFPLMLVVMIGIRKSLDFFFTRREMKILDDVMPEMTKRNQDELRELSDVEVGRCSKLSHFCCRK